One segment of Pseudomonas asgharzadehiana DNA contains the following:
- a CDS encoding AraC family transcriptional regulator: MKPVRLGDLSVGFVHTLADAISSHGLDPQPLLLQYGLDAARLAEAGARLSIPRYMRLGHAAIQLTGDAGLGLRMGRLSRLSQAGLAGVTAAQAPNVREAARTLTRFEPLYGANYRGQSSFEEDADGAWLRFYSISPYNAYNRFVVDSIIAGWLHQLSSLAQQPVQAQRIDIEFEAPDYSDQYRLLGDSPVHFGADANQLRLNQATLALRNPQHCPSTWQLLLQLCERELEQLTRTRSLRERITRLLGPMLNGGREPDLEEVAARLKLPTWTLRRKLTEEGTQFRAILNDTRRDLAMTYIRDTELAFGEIAYLLGFASAQAFQRAFRRWNNQTPGEFRRSQRQYA; this comes from the coding sequence GTGAAACCGGTGCGCCTGGGGGATCTGTCGGTGGGCTTCGTGCACACCCTGGCCGATGCCATCAGCAGCCATGGCCTGGACCCGCAACCGCTGCTGCTGCAATACGGCCTCGACGCGGCGCGCCTTGCCGAAGCGGGCGCACGCTTGTCGATCCCACGCTACATGCGCCTGGGCCATGCGGCCATCCAACTCACCGGCGACGCCGGCCTGGGCCTGCGCATGGGCCGGCTCAGCCGCTTGAGCCAGGCGGGGCTCGCCGGGGTCACCGCCGCCCAGGCGCCGAACGTCCGCGAGGCGGCCCGCACGCTCACGCGCTTCGAGCCGCTGTATGGCGCCAATTATCGTGGGCAGTCCAGTTTTGAAGAAGATGCCGACGGCGCCTGGCTGCGTTTCTATTCCATCAGCCCCTACAACGCCTATAACCGCTTTGTGGTGGACTCGATCATCGCCGGCTGGCTGCACCAGCTGTCGAGCCTGGCCCAACAACCAGTGCAGGCGCAACGCATCGACATCGAGTTCGAAGCACCGGACTATAGCGACCAATACCGCCTGTTGGGCGACAGCCCGGTCCACTTTGGCGCCGACGCCAACCAACTGCGCCTGAACCAGGCCACCCTGGCCCTGCGCAACCCGCAGCATTGCCCCAGTACCTGGCAGCTGTTGTTGCAATTGTGTGAACGGGAATTGGAGCAGTTGACCCGCACGCGCAGCCTGCGCGAGCGCATTACCCGCTTGCTCGGGCCAATGCTCAATGGCGGCCGGGAACCCGACCTGGAAGAAGTGGCGGCACGCCTGAAGCTGCCAACCTGGACACTGCGCCGCAAACTGACCGAAGAAGGTACTCAGTTCCGCGCGATTCTCAACGATACCCGCCGCGACCTGGCCATGACCTACATCCGCGATACGGAACTGGCGTTCGGCGAGATCGCCTACTTGCTCGGTTTTGCCTCGGCCCAAGCATTTCAACGGGCGTTCAGGCGGTGGAACAACCAGACCCCAGGGGAGTTTCGCCGCAGTCAGCGGCAGTACGCCTGA